The following are from one region of the candidate division KSB1 bacterium genome:
- a CDS encoding endo-1,4-beta-xylanase: MAFSLPSFLLFILFALELQAPQETSEDAFHASLKTMLTGRYGISGGKWLLGTTEESAFSRMVYSGGDIQLLPADEMPFRKFIKYRPHNISGEISELRWAASAVSGGDMALLMLWLRSAKDAKVTLQYDNQATPATNSLKAVVRLSPQWQFILLPFKAQTSGNGYFKILPMQPADTLFISAPAALNYEKSYRIYDLPVECPGLYYEGRESSASWREEALNRIEQIHRGQISLKVCDANGRPAVGARIRYSMIRHAFGFGTAVSVFPWLQPSRDGEIYLRKLTDLDGQGHGFNTIVLENALKWPPWEDDRLHGSREQVVEIIDWLRDKNFRLRGHNLLWPAWSAMPKDMQEHRSDKSYLSNRVRGHIYEILGYPGINGRIEEWDVLNEPLWCRDLEFAMGSDSIYASVFRWAKEKDPSAKLYINVNEILSAGGYDAALYKRFLDLLDRLDRSGAKVHGVGIQGHVKYELVPPKRWLEIFDDLAARGKEISITEFDAVNIPDEAAADYLRDLLITCYSHPAVKNFIMWGFWDGAHWQKDAPIFYSDWSLKPSGRVFMDYVFQRWRSEGEGVCDKTGQWSGRLYYGQYQVTVAYGGCLQQTVIDFKPNSSTFFVELEPDTSPPENPKGLTLLRR; encoded by the coding sequence TTGGCCTTTAGTCTGCCGAGCTTTCTGCTTTTTATATTGTTTGCACTCGAGTTACAGGCGCCGCAGGAAACCTCGGAAGATGCCTTCCATGCGAGTCTCAAGACGATGTTGACGGGACGATACGGCATCAGCGGCGGCAAGTGGCTTTTAGGTACAACAGAAGAGTCCGCTTTCAGCCGCATGGTGTATAGCGGAGGGGACATTCAGTTGCTGCCCGCCGACGAAATGCCTTTTCGGAAATTCATCAAATATAGACCGCATAATATTTCCGGAGAAATATCTGAGCTGCGCTGGGCAGCGTCGGCAGTTTCCGGCGGGGACATGGCTCTGCTCATGCTTTGGTTGAGGTCTGCAAAAGACGCCAAAGTCACCCTGCAATACGACAATCAGGCAACACCGGCGACGAATTCCCTTAAAGCTGTGGTTCGCCTTTCTCCGCAATGGCAGTTTATTCTTTTGCCTTTCAAAGCGCAGACCAGCGGTAACGGTTATTTCAAAATTTTGCCAATGCAGCCTGCCGATACACTGTTCATTTCGGCGCCTGCAGCTTTGAATTATGAGAAATCTTATCGAATCTATGACCTGCCGGTTGAATGCCCTGGTTTGTACTATGAAGGCCGCGAAAGCTCCGCGTCTTGGCGCGAAGAGGCTTTAAACCGCATCGAACAAATCCATCGCGGACAAATATCGCTCAAGGTATGCGACGCAAACGGGCGGCCGGCCGTCGGAGCCAGAATCCGCTATTCGATGATCCGTCATGCTTTCGGTTTCGGCACGGCCGTGTCCGTGTTTCCGTGGCTGCAGCCCAGCCGAGACGGCGAAATCTATCTCCGCAAATTGACCGACCTGGACGGCCAAGGTCATGGGTTTAATACAATCGTATTGGAGAATGCGCTGAAATGGCCGCCCTGGGAGGACGACCGCCTTCACGGCAGCCGGGAGCAAGTTGTCGAGATCATCGATTGGCTGCGGGACAAAAATTTTAGATTAAGGGGACATAATCTGCTCTGGCCGGCGTGGTCGGCCATGCCCAAAGACATGCAGGAGCATCGCTCGGATAAGTCCTATCTTTCGAATCGCGTTAGAGGGCACATTTATGAAATACTGGGCTATCCCGGTATCAATGGACGAATCGAGGAATGGGACGTTTTGAATGAACCGCTTTGGTGTCGTGATCTGGAATTTGCCATGGGCAGCGATTCGATCTATGCCTCGGTTTTTCGCTGGGCAAAAGAAAAGGATCCCTCCGCAAAACTCTACATCAATGTAAACGAAATTCTCTCTGCAGGCGGGTACGATGCTGCACTGTATAAGCGCTTCCTCGACTTGTTGGACAGGCTCGACCGAAGCGGGGCCAAGGTGCATGGGGTCGGGATCCAGGGGCACGTCAAGTACGAGCTCGTTCCTCCCAAACGCTGGCTGGAAATATTCGACGACTTGGCTGCGCGCGGCAAAGAGATCAGCATCACCGAGTTCGATGCGGTCAACATCCCAGACGAAGCGGCTGCCGATTATCTCCGTGACCTGCTTATTACCTGCTACAGCCATCCCGCCGTTAAAAATTTCATCATGTGGGGTTTTTGGGACGGCGCACATTGGCAAAAAGATGCACCGATCTTTTACTCCGATTGGTCGCTCAAGCCTTCCGGGCGGGTTTTTATGGATTACGTTTTTCAGCGCTGGCGCAGCGAAGGCGAAGGAGTATGCGACAAGACCGGCCAGTGGTCAGGGCGCCTTTATTATGGACAATACCAAGTTACCGTCGCTTACGGCGGCTGCCTGCAGCAGACGGTCATCGATTTCAAGCCGAACAGCAGCACGTTTTTCGTCGAACTGGAACCTGACACCTCGCCGCCGGAAAATCCGAAAGGATTGACGCTGTTGCGTCGTTAA
- a CDS encoding endo-1,4-beta-xylanase has translation MKRFFVIYTAFLPFLTISAAEDPYHQALRQQLETQYGITGGTWVLPETEKQVNSSANLTNVTAKKIAYSGAEPFTEILELKTSAKRANSWDNAVRFPTTQAVKNGDVLLLVLWMNSIESDNEDKTNLVYHKFELAYSPYTQAIHQGATIKPGWRQWLLPFQAGVDYPAGASGSRYQLDMGFMKGTIQIAGVAVINYGRKYRKDQLPYTTHHMEYAGREPDAPWRAEALQRIEQIRKGDLQIKVINRNGQPVRNARVKADMLRHEFGFGTAIAVNRFLINTRDAQTYRQKLLDLTGDGRSFNMVVFENALKWDAWESDWEGTKKDVVDVIRWLRNNDIRIRGHCLVWPGPDWLPSRIVNNINNLNYVHNEIRNHIFDVAGYPGVKGNIEEWDVINEMVHNKYLENAFGTQDIYKEWLEWAHEADPDAVLYLNEYSILSSGGLDTATQQAYKALLKKLIDAGAPIGGLGIQTHVGSNLTPPTRVLQILDYFAELGLHMSITEYDAAGAHPEIAGDYMRDILICAFSHPAMKNFLMWGFWDGSHWLNDAPIFNRDWSLKPSGRSYIEWVFYRWWTNAEGVTDDAGNFTTRAFYGDYEIQVEAAGAKGYKTEKFSRSTGEIVLQLDTEATEVASSELAHRFQVMPAYPNPFNSETVIGCVLPRSGHVSLHLFDLSGRQVRTLVDETQSAGEHRFRFSADSLPSGIYIYALSFEQEKYFGKLTLLR, from the coding sequence ATGAAGCGATTCTTTGTCATTTATACTGCTTTCCTGCCCTTTTTGACGATTTCAGCCGCCGAAGACCCTTATCATCAGGCGTTGCGGCAACAGCTCGAAACTCAGTATGGCATAACCGGCGGAACCTGGGTTCTTCCGGAGACCGAAAAGCAGGTCAATTCGAGCGCCAACCTGACCAATGTCACGGCGAAAAAGATCGCCTACAGCGGCGCGGAACCGTTTACGGAAATCTTGGAATTAAAGACGAGCGCCAAGCGCGCGAATTCATGGGACAACGCCGTCAGATTCCCCACTACGCAGGCGGTCAAGAACGGCGACGTGCTTCTTTTGGTCCTGTGGATGAACAGCATTGAATCGGACAATGAGGACAAGACCAACTTGGTTTATCACAAGTTCGAACTTGCTTATTCTCCCTACACGCAGGCGATCCATCAAGGAGCCACGATCAAGCCCGGTTGGCGGCAATGGCTGTTGCCGTTTCAGGCCGGCGTCGACTATCCTGCCGGTGCAAGCGGCTCCCGCTACCAACTCGATATGGGATTCATGAAGGGCACGATCCAAATTGCAGGCGTTGCGGTCATCAATTATGGCCGCAAGTATCGTAAAGATCAGCTGCCCTACACGACGCATCATATGGAATATGCGGGCCGAGAGCCGGACGCACCGTGGCGCGCCGAAGCCTTACAGCGCATCGAACAGATTCGCAAAGGCGACCTTCAGATCAAAGTGATCAATCGCAACGGACAGCCGGTTCGCAATGCCCGAGTCAAGGCCGACATGTTGCGGCACGAATTCGGTTTCGGCACCGCGATCGCAGTCAACAGGTTTCTCATCAACACGCGGGATGCGCAAACCTATCGACAAAAGCTGCTCGATCTGACCGGAGATGGCCGTTCGTTCAATATGGTCGTTTTCGAAAACGCCCTCAAGTGGGATGCTTGGGAAAGCGACTGGGAGGGTACGAAAAAGGATGTCGTCGACGTTATCCGATGGCTCAGAAATAACGATATACGCATTCGCGGCCATTGCCTCGTATGGCCGGGTCCGGATTGGCTTCCCTCGCGCATCGTCAACAACATCAATAATCTCAATTACGTCCATAACGAGATCCGTAATCATATTTTCGACGTTGCGGGTTATCCCGGTGTCAAAGGAAACATAGAGGAATGGGACGTCATCAACGAGATGGTGCACAATAAATATCTTGAAAACGCCTTCGGCACGCAGGATATTTATAAGGAATGGCTCGAATGGGCTCACGAGGCTGATCCCGACGCGGTGTTGTATCTTAATGAGTACAGTATATTGTCTTCGGGAGGCCTGGACACAGCCACTCAGCAGGCTTATAAAGCGCTTCTGAAAAAGCTCATCGATGCGGGTGCGCCAATAGGCGGACTCGGGATACAGACCCATGTGGGGAGCAACCTCACCCCGCCTACACGGGTGTTGCAGATTCTCGACTATTTTGCCGAGCTGGGTCTGCACATGAGCATCACCGAGTACGACGCCGCAGGAGCCCATCCGGAAATCGCCGGTGACTATATGCGCGACATCCTAATCTGCGCCTTCAGCCACCCGGCCATGAAAAACTTTCTCATGTGGGGCTTTTGGGACGGATCGCATTGGCTGAACGATGCACCGATTTTCAACAGAGACTGGTCGCTCAAGCCCAGCGGCCGATCTTATATCGAGTGGGTCTTTTACCGCTGGTGGACGAACGCCGAAGGCGTAACGGATGACGCCGGCAATTTTACAACCCGCGCTTTTTACGGCGATTACGAAATCCAGGTCGAAGCCGCAGGCGCTAAGGGCTACAAAACCGAAAAATTCAGCCGCTCCACGGGCGAGATTGTTCTGCAGCTGGATACCGAGGCGACGGAGGTCGCATCATCCGAGCTTGCCCATCGCTTTCAGGTTATGCCTGCATACCCCAATCCTTTTAACAGCGAGACGGTCATCGGCTGCGTTCTCCCCCGCAGCGGACATGTTTCTCTGCATCTGTTCGATCTCTCGGGAAGACAAGTGCGGACGCTTGTCGACGAAACGCAAAGCGCCGGTGAACACAGATTCCGGTTTTCAGCCGATTCCCTTCCTTCCGGGATCTATATTTATGCACTGTCTTTCGAGCAGGAAAAATATTTCGGTAAATTGACGCTCCTCCGTTGA
- a CDS encoding DUF4838 domain-containing protein: protein MRSIIPLAVFAAVFLTSACSRQEMPFRLLSPDQTCTIVADYGSYKDAVEAAADWRAVNWSDQTSQDDDVCRTAFAAVELQRHLCRLLNLPPDRLTIVKEQSAPSTGNFIFIGVPKQAKFKAAAQVARRYGRKDRRSKPLFRYDSFSEKEQRGLVISSDTSAGLLQGVYELLDRWGVHWYLPGEEGTAFEFKSIIDLAPVHEAFSPTFAVRGLWFDADRIDSPDAEMIQWWGRNRLNLIRGPGLDVPLLRLYGFRTNTGSRRLLSTILTPERPYLYNHPVFVPDQQYPTDPYLLSESYQGDLNDDGRLSYGEAHPEWFATTISTAASNRRGEAISFCPANPDAAKEFARLLIQELAEGDLRNCDVLDLWEPEVWCECSACRAKGNSTDRLLRLAQILTEQMRRAREEGLLTRRIVLYVYCRLNGTQPPTVSLPSDEDMIVFLDAWPRCYHHHLISTECVNINLWFIKEVFGWLEKKNGYQGKLGVTEHYADESFAGIATLHSQVMKIDLPAFAELGLSAVQYMHPSLKKTGMSTLQCYLFAQKAWNRDVSLDSLKSNYFRFAYAPIADLAAGFHDAMEKCLSTITTWTYYLPRRAPQLLELIKSRSADRPTLVTESFNRPTRKDEPNFNTLWEDTFNLIYESYYLLEPAMQRSLPAVYADRLKTLIEEQQYALLIINTFDNLITFFTADEQFADDRIEAIYRLRENRQKLAAYKLTSPFKGSTTALEEIGVKDLIDQVLLLSNNN from the coding sequence ATGCGTTCGATTATACCCCTTGCTGTTTTTGCTGCGGTTTTTCTTACCTCCGCCTGCAGCCGCCAAGAGATGCCGTTCCGACTTTTGTCTCCCGATCAAACCTGCACCATCGTTGCGGATTACGGCTCCTACAAAGACGCCGTCGAGGCTGCGGCGGATTGGCGGGCAGTAAACTGGTCGGATCAAACCTCCCAAGACGATGATGTGTGCAGAACGGCGTTTGCCGCGGTTGAGCTGCAGCGCCATTTGTGCAGGCTGTTGAACTTGCCTCCGGATCGCCTGACGATCGTTAAGGAACAGAGCGCACCGTCAACAGGGAATTTCATCTTTATCGGCGTTCCCAAACAGGCCAAGTTCAAGGCAGCGGCGCAGGTTGCCCGCAGGTACGGCCGTAAAGACCGAAGATCCAAGCCGCTTTTCCGCTATGACTCGTTTTCCGAAAAAGAACAGCGCGGATTGGTCATCAGCAGCGACACCTCTGCAGGTCTGCTGCAAGGTGTCTATGAGCTATTGGACCGGTGGGGCGTTCATTGGTACCTTCCCGGCGAAGAGGGAACCGCCTTTGAGTTCAAGTCCATAATTGACTTGGCACCTGTTCACGAAGCTTTCTCTCCGACTTTTGCCGTGCGCGGCTTGTGGTTCGATGCCGACCGTATCGATTCTCCTGATGCCGAAATGATCCAATGGTGGGGAAGAAACCGCCTTAACTTAATTCGTGGTCCCGGCCTGGATGTCCCCCTGCTGCGTTTGTACGGCTTTCGTACCAACACCGGCAGCCGCCGCCTCCTTTCGACGATCTTGACCCCCGAACGGCCGTACCTTTACAATCATCCGGTTTTTGTTCCCGATCAACAATATCCGACGGATCCTTATCTGCTCAGTGAAAGCTATCAAGGTGATCTGAACGACGACGGCCGCTTGTCTTATGGAGAGGCGCATCCGGAATGGTTTGCAACGACTATTTCAACAGCGGCTTCAAATCGACGCGGCGAGGCGATCTCTTTCTGTCCGGCTAATCCCGATGCCGCCAAAGAATTCGCCCGTTTGCTCATTCAGGAACTTGCAGAAGGGGATTTGCGCAACTGCGACGTGCTGGATCTTTGGGAGCCGGAGGTCTGGTGCGAGTGTTCCGCCTGCCGAGCAAAAGGGAATTCGACAGATCGACTGTTGCGATTGGCGCAGATTTTAACCGAACAGATGCGGCGCGCGCGGGAGGAAGGCCTCCTGACTCGCCGTATCGTTCTTTATGTTTATTGTCGTTTGAACGGCACCCAGCCGCCGACCGTTTCGCTGCCGTCCGACGAGGATATGATCGTTTTCCTCGACGCCTGGCCTCGCTGCTATCATCATCACCTCATCAGCACCGAGTGTGTCAATATCAACCTGTGGTTCATCAAAGAAGTATTCGGCTGGCTGGAAAAAAAGAACGGCTATCAGGGTAAACTGGGTGTGACAGAGCACTATGCGGACGAAAGCTTTGCCGGTATCGCTACCCTCCATTCCCAGGTTATGAAAATCGATCTGCCTGCTTTTGCCGAACTCGGTTTATCAGCGGTCCAGTATATGCATCCTTCTTTGAAAAAGACAGGCATGTCGACCCTGCAATGTTACCTGTTCGCACAAAAGGCGTGGAACCGTGATGTTTCGCTTGATTCTCTCAAGTCGAACTATTTCCGCTTTGCTTATGCTCCGATTGCGGACCTTGCCGCCGGCTTTCATGATGCGATGGAAAAGTGTCTGTCTACAATTACGACATGGACGTACTATTTGCCGCGTCGTGCGCCGCAGCTTTTGGAGCTTATCAAAAGCCGTTCGGCCGACCGCCCCACCTTGGTAACCGAAAGCTTTAATCGTCCAACGCGAAAGGACGAGCCGAATTTCAATACCCTTTGGGAAGACACCTTTAATCTTATTTATGAAAGCTATTATCTTTTGGAACCGGCAATGCAAAGATCTTTGCCGGCGGTCTATGCCGATCGTCTTAAGACTCTTATTGAAGAGCAGCAGTATGCGCTTCTAATTATCAATACATTCGATAATTTGATAACCTTTTTCACTGCCGACGAGCAGTTTGCAGACGATCGCATCGAAGCAATCTATCGACTGCGGGAAAATAGGCAGAAATTGGCCGCTTACAAACTCACCTCACCCTTCAAGGGCTCGACTACGGCGCTGGAGGAGATCGGCGTCAAAGATCTAATTGACCAAGTTCTTTTGCTCAGTAATAACAATTAA
- a CDS encoding tetratricopeptide repeat protein — MLIKIVLIAFLLFLACAGSREQKEIENYLQTMAAYYTQKGSEALATNRFAEAVDYFRKAAEALPNSPIAANNLGAAYFRAGKPDSAVAAFQTAIRLRPAYTKAYIDLGYAFLELNEFEAARQAALEAQRREPNNASAYVLAAKIAEKLNRTEEMMQYYLRAVQLAPEDVGILIDLAEAQRSRGDLDAALATFEKASQLAPQNATIFFHIGNIHAQRCRLEEAEAAYTQALQIDPRMAGARNNRGLIRMEKGDYRTATEDFLGVLETDSTSAAALFNLSVVLSRAGALEEALRFIEKALCADSSASVFFIHKGNLLMELGRNDEAKQAFAKAAALEPDNAMAYNNLGNILAEDDPIQAKAAYEKALNLYTGLRESRRTDAADNRTGSFSDLLGGCRDISRWPTEYAMLHANLGRAKLLTGDLEQAQRHLEKAAALQPELITPFELLAQIYQQKKDLRRRNLMLARARLNEAALLAERDSIAAALQLCRKALAFDPFNAEAYALTAVLQLRSGDSLAAQKSFKKAFQQKEISARTHKLYALALFQQKKVEAGIRLGQAVQLLPNDVELRQAYAAWLETNEKPEEAAVQRARGHFALGRRYEEAGRNDAALEEYRTAASLSPHADFIAAQGIIFLKKNLPVEAEIYLRQAIEADPHNFYALLGYGLLYSVHDPEEALRYLQRAQSIRPQNPHVHQALSQVYRHLGREGEAAFHLQKAEEIGLFTAE; from the coding sequence ATGCTGATAAAAATTGTTCTCATTGCATTCCTTCTTTTTCTCGCCTGCGCCGGAAGCCGTGAACAGAAGGAGATTGAGAATTATCTGCAGACCATGGCTGCATATTATACGCAAAAGGGCAGCGAAGCGCTGGCGACGAACCGCTTTGCGGAAGCGGTCGATTACTTTCGCAAAGCGGCGGAAGCTCTGCCCAACAGTCCGATTGCCGCGAACAATCTCGGCGCGGCATACTTTCGCGCCGGCAAACCGGACTCGGCCGTTGCCGCCTTTCAGACGGCGATAAGACTCCGGCCTGCCTACACTAAAGCTTATATCGATTTAGGGTATGCGTTCCTTGAGCTGAACGAGTTCGAGGCTGCACGTCAAGCGGCACTGGAAGCGCAGCGCCGCGAGCCGAACAACGCTTCGGCCTATGTTCTGGCGGCTAAAATTGCTGAAAAGCTGAACCGCACGGAAGAGATGATGCAATATTACCTCCGTGCCGTACAGCTTGCACCGGAGGATGTCGGCATTCTTATCGATTTGGCAGAAGCCCAGCGCAGCCGCGGCGATCTGGATGCCGCATTAGCGACTTTTGAAAAAGCCTCCCAGCTTGCGCCTCAGAATGCGACGATCTTTTTTCACATCGGCAATATCCACGCGCAGCGTTGCCGCCTGGAAGAGGCCGAAGCCGCTTATACTCAGGCGCTGCAGATCGATCCGCGCATGGCAGGCGCCCGCAACAATCGCGGCTTGATCCGCATGGAAAAAGGGGACTATCGAACCGCGACCGAAGATTTTCTCGGTGTTTTGGAAACGGACAGCACCTCCGCCGCAGCGCTGTTCAATCTCTCCGTCGTTTTGAGCCGAGCCGGTGCGCTGGAAGAGGCGCTCCGTTTCATAGAGAAGGCGCTTTGCGCAGACAGCTCCGCTTCCGTCTTTTTTATCCATAAAGGGAATCTGCTTATGGAATTGGGACGCAATGACGAAGCAAAACAAGCTTTTGCAAAGGCGGCGGCTTTGGAACCCGATAACGCCATGGCTTACAACAATCTCGGCAACATTCTGGCGGAAGACGATCCGATACAGGCGAAGGCAGCCTATGAAAAGGCATTGAATCTCTATACGGGCCTTCGGGAGTCACGGCGCACGGATGCAGCGGACAATCGAACGGGAAGTTTCAGCGATTTGTTGGGCGGATGTCGCGACATTTCACGCTGGCCAACCGAGTACGCCATGCTGCATGCCAATTTGGGCCGTGCAAAACTGCTGACCGGCGACCTCGAGCAGGCGCAGAGACATCTCGAAAAAGCCGCGGCACTGCAGCCCGAACTCATTACGCCGTTCGAGCTTCTGGCGCAAATTTATCAGCAGAAAAAGGACCTACGTCGACGAAATCTTATGCTCGCCCGAGCACGGCTCAACGAAGCCGCACTATTGGCTGAAAGAGATTCTATTGCTGCGGCGCTGCAGCTGTGTCGAAAGGCGCTTGCCTTTGATCCGTTCAATGCAGAGGCCTATGCGTTAACTGCCGTTCTGCAGCTGCGAAGCGGCGATTCCCTGGCGGCACAAAAATCGTTCAAAAAGGCTTTTCAACAAAAAGAGATCTCGGCCAGGACTCACAAACTATATGCCCTGGCGCTCTTTCAGCAGAAAAAGGTCGAGGCCGGAATTCGGCTTGGACAAGCGGTACAGCTTTTGCCGAACGACGTCGAGCTAAGGCAGGCCTACGCCGCATGGCTTGAAACAAACGAAAAGCCGGAAGAAGCGGCCGTTCAAAGAGCCCGCGGACATTTTGCCCTGGGCAGAAGATACGAAGAAGCAGGCCGCAATGATGCCGCACTGGAAGAATACCGCACCGCCGCTTCACTCTCGCCTCACGCCGACTTTATTGCCGCTCAGGGCATTATTTTTCTTAAAAAAAATTTGCCGGTTGAAGCTGAAATCTATCTCCGCCAAGCGATCGAAGCAGATCCGCACAATTTTTATGCGCTCCTGGGATATGGACTGCTTTATTCGGTTCACGATCCTGAAGAGGCGCTTCGTTACCTGCAGCGGGCGCAAAGCATTCGGCCGCAAAATCCGCATGTGCATCAGGCGTTATCTCAGGTCTATCGCCATTTAGGACGCGAGGGTGAAGCTGCATTCCATTTGCAAAAAGCAGAAGAGATCGGCTTATTTACAGCAGAATGA
- the pepF gene encoding oligoendopeptidase F, with protein sequence MMKTGRAIKMILLTAAVNSLVYGQMERSQVEDRYKWNLRDLYDNDDAWAQAKAKVMAEYHEITRYKGRLAESPAVLRECLDFNSNLSKEFNRLWVYAQQSFDLDTRDPIYQAKVQELQQAAAEIGALSAFIEPEILQIDAETLERFLLEEQGLAVYEFYLRDLLRKKAHRLSEGEERILAESSRITGAAHDIYSIFTNAELPYPTVTLSTGEQVKLTSAGFAKHRAAANRADRELVFREFFGALQRFQSTLGTSLATAVNSHIFYAKSRRYDSCLAAALDANNIPLDVYYRLIDNVNANLPSFHRYLNIKRRLLGVDELKYSDMYAPTVAGIDLKYSIEEAYALVLQALAPLGSEYVATVKKAMNERWIDVYPTVGKRSGAYSSGDAYDVHPFVLLNFNGAYNDVSTLAHELGHTMHSYYSNKHQPYPLANYPIFVAEVASTFNEALLIEYMLKTIRDDDTRLSLLMEYLDGLKGTVFRQTQFAEFELRIHELAERGEALTGETLTRIYGDIFRKYYGHDKGVCRVDDLYAYEWAYIPHFYYNFYVYQYSTSFNASTALAERVLRKEKDALEKYLQFISAGGSDYPIELLKKAGVDMTTSEPFNQTMAKMNRVMDEIDKILKKKGI encoded by the coding sequence ATGATGAAAACAGGACGAGCAATCAAGATGATACTGCTGACGGCAGCTGTCAACAGCTTGGTATACGGACAGATGGAGCGTTCGCAAGTAGAAGACCGATACAAGTGGAATCTGCGCGATTTGTACGACAATGACGATGCGTGGGCACAAGCGAAAGCCAAGGTAATGGCGGAATATCACGAAATCACACGCTACAAAGGCAGATTGGCTGAATCTCCCGCTGTTCTGCGGGAGTGCCTTGATTTTAACAGCAATCTTAGCAAGGAGTTCAATCGTCTTTGGGTTTATGCGCAGCAGAGCTTTGATCTGGACACGCGGGATCCGATCTATCAAGCCAAAGTGCAGGAGCTGCAGCAGGCGGCTGCAGAAATCGGCGCTCTATCGGCGTTCATCGAGCCGGAAATTCTGCAGATCGACGCCGAAACTTTGGAACGGTTTCTGCTAGAGGAACAGGGTTTGGCTGTGTATGAGTTCTATCTTCGCGATCTGCTGCGCAAAAAAGCCCATCGGCTCAGCGAAGGCGAAGAGCGCATCCTGGCCGAATCGTCGCGCATCACCGGTGCCGCCCACGACATTTACAGCATTTTCACCAACGCCGAACTGCCTTACCCGACCGTCACGCTGAGCACCGGCGAACAGGTCAAGTTGACGTCGGCAGGATTTGCCAAGCATCGTGCGGCGGCGAATCGCGCCGATCGTGAACTGGTCTTCCGCGAGTTTTTCGGCGCTTTGCAGCGGTTTCAAAGCACGCTCGGGACCTCGTTGGCGACGGCCGTCAACAGCCACATCTTTTACGCCAAAAGCCGCCGCTACGATTCCTGTCTGGCTGCCGCGCTCGACGCCAACAATATCCCGCTTGATGTCTATTACCGCCTCATCGACAACGTCAATGCCAACCTCCCCTCCTTTCATCGCTACCTCAACATCAAGCGGCGTCTGTTGGGAGTCGATGAGCTGAAATACAGCGACATGTACGCACCGACAGTCGCCGGAATCGACCTCAAATATTCGATCGAAGAAGCTTACGCTTTGGTTCTGCAGGCACTGGCGCCGTTGGGCTCCGAATACGTCGCTACGGTCAAGAAGGCAATGAATGAGCGCTGGATCGACGTCTATCCGACGGTCGGCAAGCGGTCCGGCGCCTATTCCTCCGGCGACGCCTACGACGTGCATCCCTTCGTTCTCCTCAATTTCAACGGCGCCTATAACGACGTCAGCACACTGGCGCACGAACTCGGTCATACCATGCACAGCTATTACTCCAACAAGCATCAACCCTATCCGTTGGCCAATTATCCGATTTTCGTCGCCGAAGTCGCCTCGACCTTTAACGAAGCCCTGCTCATCGAATACATGTTAAAGACAATCCGCGATGACGACACGCGTTTGTCGCTGCTCATGGAGTATCTCGACGGCCTCAAAGGCACCGTCTTTCGTCAAACGCAATTTGCGGAATTCGAGCTGCGCATTCACGAGCTCGCCGAGCGCGGCGAGGCGTTGACCGGCGAAACGCTGACCCGCATCTACGGCGATATTTTCCGCAAATATTACGGCCACGACAAAGGCGTGTGTCGAGTGGATGACCTGTATGCTTATGAGTGGGCATATATTCCGCATTTTTATTACAATTTTTATGTCTATCAATATTCTACTTCCTTTAACGCCTCCACCGCGCTTGCCGAAAGAGTTCTGCGCAAAGAGAAGGATGCTTTGGAAAAGTATCTGCAATTTATATCTGCAGGCGGCTCAGACTATCCGATCGAGCTGTTGAAAAAGGCAGGCGTCGACATGACCACTTCCGAGCCGTTCAATCAAACCATGGCCAAGATGAACCGTGTAATGGACGAGATCGACAAAATTTTAAAAAAGAAAGGCATCTAA